ATCAAATACCGAAGAATTAAACACTCCGGTTTCAGGCAGAACCATTGTTATTCTTCTTTTAAGATGAATATTTTGAGGGACAGGAGAATCGCCTTGCATATAGATTATCTCTCCTGAGTCAGGAGCCTCAAGCAAGGAACACATTCTAAGAAGAGTCGATTTACCTGCGCCATTGTTCCCCATGATCACGTAAACTGCATTACCGTCAAACGAATATGAACAGTTATTAATTATATTCCTTGTGCCGTAGGATTTTGTTATTGAACTTGCCATGAGACGCATTCCCATATTCATGAACGCGCCCCTTTTTTCTGGATGTGATGCATGAAAAAATTGATAATCAGGGTAATTGCCATAAGAACAAGCCCAAGAGCCACTGCAAGATCAAAATTACCTTTGTCGGTCTCCATAGCTATTGCAGAGGTCATAACCCTTGTCAGTCCTGCGATATTTCCACCGACAATAAGAATTGCCCCGACTTCCGCAGTCAGCCTGCCAAAAGCTGCAACAATCGCTGACATGATTCCGTATCTTGCTTCAGCAATAACTGTAAAAAAAAGCTGTGTTTTGTCTGCTCCAAGCGAAATGGCAGCCATCCTGACATTCTTGTCGACTCCAGTTATAGCCGAATGGCCAAGACCCGTTATGATGGGAAGGGCGATCAATGTCTGGGCGATTATCATTGCTGAAGGAGTGTACAAAAGCTCCAAAAAACCCAAGATTCCTCTTCTTGAAAGGAGAATGTAAAGAACAAGTCCAACAACAACCGGAGGCAGCCCCATCAGAGCGTTGATTATTGATATTGAGATATTTCTTACCGGGAATCGCTTCATGGAAAGAACCGCAGCAATAGGAAGGCCAATTGCCGAGGCTATTATGAGTGCCGAAAATGAAACCTTCAAGGACAAAAAGATTATTGATATAAGCTTGCTGTCCATTACTGAAAGCAGAGTTAAGGCCCTTACTAGTGAATTATCCATAATATACTTAAATAACTATGTGGTTATGCTCAATTCTCAGTAACATTTGAAAGTTCGTGGGCTTAACATTTTTAAAACTCTAAAAATATCAGTTTTTTGCCTACTAACAAAACCATAAAGTTTTTGCGGAGCTTTTTACAAAAAGCGACCCGCCCGAGGCACTCGCCCTATCAACTTCAAAACAGCCGAACGAATACGCTTCATCTGATTTTGGTCTATTGGGTTATAAAGCCTCGCCGGAGGCACTCGGCTTAACGTCGGATTACGGACAAAGGGCGTCCTAATCCAACCTACGCATCACCCTTTTTTGATGGCAAATTAACCATAAAAGGCACTTCTTAACTGAAAATCAGGCAGAGCCACAAATAACTATTCTGATATAAAAGCTAAAAAATTCCGGAAAAGCCGGAAAATTGCTGTGGCATCATGAAGGACTCGATCCGGAATCAAATTTTTTTTTAAGGTACTTCAGGATACCGGCTCCCGGTTTTCACCATGAGCCGGTATTATGGAAACAGGTCTTTATGCGAGACCAGCAATCCTACTTGTCCGAAACTGTCCCTGCGTTCGGCTTAAAAAGAACGACGCCGTTTTTATCCTTAAAACCAGCAATGGCTTCCTGGCCTTCCTTTGATATGATCCAGTTTATGAATTTCATAGACTGATCATATTTTACCGAAGGATTTTTGGCTTTGCTTACGGCCATTACTCCATACTGGTTGAAAAGGGACGGATCGTTTTCATAAAGAGCCACAAGCTCAAGTTTGTCCTTATCCTTTACAGCAAGCCATGTTCCTCTGTCTGTAAGCGTATATGCTTTTTTCTCGCTTGCTATTCTCTGGACCTTTTCCATGCCCTGGCCTGCCTCAAGATAAAATTTCATTCCCTTTGGATCTATACCGGCTTTTTTCCAGAGCTTGAGCTCTTTTTTATGAGTTCCGGAATCATCGCCTCTTGAGACAAAAAGGCAGGCATCTTTGCATTCAGCTATTTTTTTCAAAGCTTCAGAGGCTGACGCGGATTTTTTGATTCCGGCAGGATCTGCAGCTGGCCCCACGACTATGAAATCATTATACATGACATCATGTCTGTCTGTGAAAAAACCTTCTTCAACAGCCTTCAATTCGTCTTCTTTTGCGTGAACAAAAACAAGATCCACATCACCCCGTTTCCCCTGTTCGATGGCCGCGCCGGTTCCTGCGGCTATCACATCGACTTTAATACCTGACTTTGCCTCGAATATGGGCAGTAGGTAATCAAAAAACCCTGAATTTTGGGTGCTTGTTGTTGAAGAACATTTTATCCTCTCCTCTGCCAAGGCAGAATTGAAAAACATAAAAACCAGCAGAACAGCCAGGGCATATCTTTTCATCAATTTCATAATTCCTCCTGATTTAAAAAAATAGTCAGCGCCTATAAAAATGTTTTCTTTCTTATTACAGGATGATAAACATTAGTTCAACAACTAAACAAAAACATTTACCTGCAAAACAAAGCAACTAAGCATTCATATCTAATGACGTAGCGTCTCAGATAGCCGGAATAATAAAATGCATAAAGAATTTCTAACCCTCTCAAATATCAAAGATGTTCTTGGGCTTTCAAGTCTTTTCAAGCCAGGAGAAACAGAAAAAGCAAGTCTTGAAAACTGCCTTGGAAGGGTTACTGCAAGCGACATATTTTCCAATGAAAATATCCCGCCATTTGACAAATCCACAGTAGACGGATTTGCGGTTACAAGTTCATCAACATTCGGATCGTCCGAAGGCAACCCTTCAAGTCTCGCTTATATCAAGGACTCAGTTCGGACAGGCAGTGTTCCCGAATTCTCCATAAAACACGGAGAAGCCGCCAAAATACAGACAGGAGGCATGATCCCAAAAGGAAGCGACGCAGTTGTAATGCTGGAACACGCTGAAATAATCGGCTCCGATATGCTTGAAGTATTCAGGCCCGCTGCTCCCGGAAGCAACATCATATACAAGGGCGACGACATAAAGGCAGGAGATCTGGCTATACCCGGAGGAACCAGATTAAGGGCGCAGGAGGCCGGAATACTGGCCGCA
Above is a genomic segment from Desulforegula conservatrix Mb1Pa containing:
- a CDS encoding ABC transporter permease, which produces MDNSLVRALTLLSVMDSKLISIIFLSLKVSFSALIIASAIGLPIAAVLSMKRFPVRNISISIINALMGLPPVVVGLVLYILLSRRGILGFLELLYTPSAMIIAQTLIALPIITGLGHSAITGVDKNVRMAAISLGADKTQLFFTVIAEARYGIMSAIVAAFGRLTAEVGAILIVGGNIAGLTRVMTSAIAMETDKGNFDLAVALGLVLMAITLIINFFMHHIQKKGARS
- a CDS encoding substrate-binding domain-containing protein — its product is MKLMKRYALAVLLVFMFFNSALAEERIKCSSTTSTQNSGFFDYLLPIFEAKSGIKVDVIAAGTGAAIEQGKRGDVDLVFVHAKEDELKAVEEGFFTDRHDVMYNDFIVVGPAADPAGIKKSASASEALKKIAECKDACLFVSRGDDSGTHKKELKLWKKAGIDPKGMKFYLEAGQGMEKVQRIASEKKAYTLTDRGTWLAVKDKDKLELVALYENDPSLFNQYGVMAVSKAKNPSVKYDQSMKFINWIISKEGQEAIAGFKDKNGVVLFKPNAGTVSDK